CTATCTGGAGAGCTATAATGATTTTGTTGCCTGGTGTGCAAAATTGGAAGTTTCGGATCTCCGGACTCTGGATATGCTTCGTCAGTTGGCCGCTGTTCAACCTGAAGAAGCGATGGTGGCTTTAGCTCGTGTCAAAGAAATCAGGGAGGTAATCCGGGGACTGATATCTGCTGTTGCGCACAATGACAATGATGAAAAGTCGAAATTTCTACCTGCAGCAAATCTTTTGCTCATTGATGCGGTATCCAGGCAACGTTTGCTTTATGTAGAAGGAAAGTTTTTAATGGGGCAGGTAGAGGCACCTGGCGATCTCAGCTCTCCGGTTTGGAAAGTGGTCAATTCACTGGCCTCTCTGCTCACCGGACAGGAAGCCGTTCGAATAA
This region of Pedobacter steynii genomic DNA includes:
- a CDS encoding CGNR zinc finger domain-containing protein, which produces MAKLRNIGTLTIDSSVLCCNFVNTVSSWKGEKKHDYLESYNDFVAWCAKLEVSDLRTLDMLRQLAAVQPEEAMVALARVKEIREVIRGLISAVAHNDNDEKSKFLPAANLLLIDAVSRQRLLYVEGKFLMGQVEAPGDLSSPVWKVVNSLASLLTGQEAVRIKECPNCGWVFLDETRNGKRKWCNPQSCGSADKMMRYNQRKKNNIVGE